The Cydia fagiglandana chromosome 4, ilCydFagi1.1, whole genome shotgun sequence genome has a window encoding:
- the LOC134663703 gene encoding chitin deacetylase 1 has product MARSARVATLAACLLFACAVADGHRWKRQADDTAKKDESLEQELCKDKDAGEWFRLVAGEGDNCRDVIQCTASGIQAIRCPAGLFFDIEKQTCDWKDAVKNCKLKNKERKVKPLLYTEEPLCQDGFLACGDGTCIERGLFCNGEKDCADGSDENSCDIDNDPNRAPPCDPSQCQLPDCFCSEDGTTIPGDLPSRDVPQMITITFDDAINNNNIELYKEIFNGKRKNPNGCDIKATFFVSHKYTNYSAVQETHRKGHEIAVHSITHNDDERFWSNATVDDWGKEMAGMRVIIEKYANVTDNSVVGVRAPYLRVGGNNQFTMMEEQAFLYDSTITAPLSNPPLWPYTMYFRMPHRCHGNLQSCPTRSHAVWEMVMNELDRREDPTNDEYLPGCAMVDSCSNILTGDQFYNFLNHNFDRHYDQNRAPLGLYFHAAWLKNNPEFLEAFLYWIDEVLQSHNDVFFVTMTQVIQWIQNPRTITEAKNFEPWREKCAVEGNPSCWVPHSCKLTSKEVPGETINLQTCVRCPVNYPWLNDPTGDGHY; this is encoded by the exons CGGTTGCCGACGGGCACCGATGGAAGCGGCAGGCAGACGACACAGCCAAGAAAGACGAGAGCCTGGAGCAGGAGCTATGCAAGGACAAGGACGCCGGCGAGTGGTTCCGGCTGGTGGCCGGCGAGGGCGACAACTGTCGCGACGTCATCCAGTGCACCGCCTcg GGCATTCAAGCTATCCGTTGCCCGGCTGGTCTATTCTTCGATATCGAGAAGCAAACTTGTGACTGGAAGGATGCCGTTAAGAACTGCAAACTGAAGAACAAGGAGCGCAAAGTCAAGCCTTTGTTGTACACAGAGGAGCCTCTCTGCCAGGACGGATTCCTGGCCTGCGGAGATGGCACCTGCATTGAACGCGGTCTGTTCTGCAACGGCGAGAAAGACTGCGCCGATGGATCCGACGAAAACAGTTGTG aTATCGACAACGATCCGAACAGGGCTCCGCCTTGCGACCCAAGCCAGTGCCAGTTGCCCGACTGTTTCTGCTCGGAGGACGGCACCACAATCCCCGGCGACCTGCCGTCCCGTGATGTCCCCCAGATGATCACGATTACCTTTGATGACGCcattaacaacaacaacatcgAGCTGTACAAAGAAATTTTCAATGGCAAGCGCAAGAACCCCAACGGTTGCGATATCAAAGCCACGTTCTTCGTTTCCCACAAGTACACCAACTACTCTGCCGTACAGGAGACACACCGCAAGGGACACGAGATTGCCGTGCACTCAATCAC GCATAACGATGATGAGCGTTTCTGGAGCAATGCCACGGTCGATGACTGGGGCAAGGAAATGGCTGGCATGAGGGTCATCATTGAGAAGTACGCCAACGTGACAGACAACAGCGTAGTCGGTGTCCGCGCCCCCTACCTCCGCGTCGGCGGCAACAACCAATTTACCATGATGGAAGAACAAGCTTTCTTGTACGACAGTACGATCACTGCGCCACTCTCCAACCCACCTCTATGGCCCTACACCATGTACTTCCGCATGCCTCACCGCTGCCATGGTAACCTGCAGAGCTGCCCTACCAGAAGCCACGCCGTCTGGGAAATGGTGATGAACGAATTGGACCGACGCGAAGACCCGACCAACGACGAGTACCTACCTGGTTGCGCCATGGTAGACTCCTGCTCCAATATTCTAACCGGAGATCAGTTCTACAACTTCCTCAATCACAACTTTGATCGCCATTACGACCAAAACCGTGCTCCTTTAGGTCTTTATTTCCACGCTGCGTGGTTGAAGAATAATCCCGAATTTTTGGAAGCTTTCCTCTACTGGATAGACGAAGTTCTCCAAAGTCATAATGACGTATTCTTCGTGACCATGACTCAAGTGATCCAATGGATCCAGAATCCTAGAACGATCACCGAAGCTAAGAACTTCGAGCCGTGGAGGGAAAAGTGCGCGGTGGAAGGCAACCCCTCGTGCTGGGTGCCACACTCGTGCAAGCTAACGTCGAAGGAGGTACCCGGCGAGACCATCAACCTGCAGACGTGCGTGAGGTGCCCCGTCAACTACCCCTGGCTCAATGACCCCACGGGAGACGGCCATTACTAG
- the LOC134663665 gene encoding chitin deacetylase 1 isoform X2: MARHAYLCLGLLLLACFVSGERVKRQDEDNPSDDVNAEQLCEGRPADEYFRLTVEGDCRDVVRCTRSGLKQITCPSGLAFDLDKQTCDWKGKVTNCDKLEKPRKILPILKTDEPICPEGKLACGSGDCIEKELFCNGKPDCKDESDENACTVDVDPNRAPDCDPNQCTLPDCFCSADGTRIPGGIEPNQVPQMITITFNGAVNVDNIDLYEQIFNGNRHNPNGCQIRGTFFVSHKYTNYAAVQELHRKGHEISVFSITHKDDPQYWTSGSYDDWLAEMAGARLIVERFANITDASIIGVRAPYLRVGGNKQFEMMADQYFVYDASITAPLGRVPIWPYTLYFRMPHKCNGNAHNCPSRSHPVWEMVMNELDRRDDPTFDESLPGCHVVDSCSNIQTGDQFARLLRHNFNRHYSTNRAPLGLHFHASWLKSKKEFRDELIKFIEEMLEKNDVYFTSLIQVIQWMQNPTELSSLRDFQEWKQDKCDVKGQPFCSLPNACPLTTRELPGETLRLFTCMECPNNYPWILDPTGEGFNVKK, encoded by the exons ATGGCTCGACACGCGTACTTGTGCCTCGGGCTTTTGTTGCTTGCTTGCTTcg TTAGCGGCGAGCGTGTGAAGCGACAGGACGAAGACAACCCCTCCGACGATGTGAACGCCGAACAACTGTGCGAGGGCCGCCCCGCCGACGAATACTTCCGACTCACCGTCGAGGGCGACTGCCGTGACGTCGTCAG GTGCACTAGGTCAGGTCTTAAACAGATCACTTGCCCATCCGGACTGGCTTTTGATCTCGATAAACAAACCTGCGACTGGAAGGGTAAAGTGACCAACTGTGACAAACTCGAGA AACCGAGGAAAATTCTACCAATCTTAAAAACCGATGAGCCTATTTGCCCAGAAGGAAAATTGGCGTGTGGAAGTGGAGACTGTATAGAAAAGGAATTGTTCTGCAATGGGAAACCCGACTGCAAAGACGAATCTGACGAAAACGCCTGCA CTGTCGACGTAGATCCCAACAGAGCTCCCGACTGTGACCCGAATCAATGTACACTGCCTGATTGTTTCTGCTCAGCTGATGGAACGCGTATTCCTGGCGGAATCGAGCCCAATCAAGTTCCTCAGATGATTACCATTACCTTCAACGGAGCCGTGAATGTTGATAACATTGACTTGTACGAACAAATATTCAACGGGAACCGCCACAACCCCAATGGCTGCCAAATACGCGGTACTTTCTTCGTCTCACATAAGTACACGAACTACGCCGCCGTTCAAGAGTTGCATCGTAAGGGACACGAAATCTCCGTTTTCTCGATTACACACAAAGATGACCCGCAATACTGGACAAGCGGTAGTTACGACGATTGGCTCGCTGAAATGGCTGGCGCACGTCTTATTGTGGAGCGCTTCGCTAACATCACTGATGCTTCCATTATCGGGGTTCGTGCTCCTTACCTCCGCGTCGGTGGCAACAAGCAATTCGAAATGATGGCTGACCAATACTTCGTTTATGACGCTTCTATCACTGCCCCTCTTGGTCGTGTTCCAATCTGGCCCTACACACTGTATTTCCGCATGCCACACAAGTGCAACGGCAACGCACATAACTGCCCATCTAGGAGTCACCCCGTTTGGGAAATGGTTATGAACGAGTTGGACCGCAGAGACGACCCCACCTTTGACGAATCTCTTCCCGGTTGTCACGTAGTCGATTCTTGCTCTAACATACAGACCGGTGACCAATTCGCCCGTCTTCTGCGACACAATTTCAACCGTCACTACAGTACCAACCGTGCCCCGCTAGGTCTGCATTTCCACGCCTCATGGCTTAAATCTAAAAAGGAATTCAGAGACGAATTGATCAAGTTCATTGAAGAAATGCTAGAGAAAAATGACGTCTACTTTACTTCACTCATTCAAGTCATTCAATGGATGCAAAATCCCACAGAGTTATCGTCTCTCAGGGACTTCCAAGAATGGAAGCAAGATAAGTGCGATGTGAAAGGTCAGCCTTTCTGCTCTTTGCCCAACGCCTGCCCCTTGACTACCAGAGAGTTACCAGGAGAGACACTGCGCCTGTTCACCTGCATGGAATGCCCGAACAACTACCCGTGGATTTTGGATCCTACGGGAGAAGGTTTCAATGTTAAGAAGTGA
- the LOC134663665 gene encoding chitin deacetylase 1 isoform X1: MARHAYLCLGLLLLACFVSGERVKRQDEDNPSDDVNAEQLCEGRPADEYFRLTVEGDCRDVVRCDQGGENGVTRLASVRCPGGLAFDIDRQTCDWKTHVKNCDKLEKPRKILPILKTDEPICPEGKLACGSGDCIEKELFCNGKPDCKDESDENACTVDVDPNRAPDCDPNQCTLPDCFCSADGTRIPGGIEPNQVPQMITITFNGAVNVDNIDLYEQIFNGNRHNPNGCQIRGTFFVSHKYTNYAAVQELHRKGHEISVFSITHKDDPQYWTSGSYDDWLAEMAGARLIVERFANITDASIIGVRAPYLRVGGNKQFEMMADQYFVYDASITAPLGRVPIWPYTLYFRMPHKCNGNAHNCPSRSHPVWEMVMNELDRRDDPTFDESLPGCHVVDSCSNIQTGDQFARLLRHNFNRHYSTNRAPLGLHFHASWLKSKKEFRDELIKFIEEMLEKNDVYFTSLIQVIQWMQNPTELSSLRDFQEWKQDKCDVKGQPFCSLPNACPLTTRELPGETLRLFTCMECPNNYPWILDPTGEGFNVKK; this comes from the exons ATGGCTCGACACGCGTACTTGTGCCTCGGGCTTTTGTTGCTTGCTTGCTTcg TTAGCGGCGAGCGTGTGAAGCGACAGGACGAAGACAACCCCTCCGACGATGTGAACGCCGAACAACTGTGCGAGGGCCGCCCCGCCGACGAATACTTCCGACTCACCGTCGAGGGCGACTGCCGTGACGTCGTCAG GTGCGACCAGGGCGGCGAGAACGGCGTCACCAGGCTCGCCTCAGTGCGCTGCCCCGGGGGACTCGCCTTCGATATCGACCGCCAAACCTGTGATTGGAAAACACATGTTAAGAATTGTGACAAATTAGAAA AACCGAGGAAAATTCTACCAATCTTAAAAACCGATGAGCCTATTTGCCCAGAAGGAAAATTGGCGTGTGGAAGTGGAGACTGTATAGAAAAGGAATTGTTCTGCAATGGGAAACCCGACTGCAAAGACGAATCTGACGAAAACGCCTGCA CTGTCGACGTAGATCCCAACAGAGCTCCCGACTGTGACCCGAATCAATGTACACTGCCTGATTGTTTCTGCTCAGCTGATGGAACGCGTATTCCTGGCGGAATCGAGCCCAATCAAGTTCCTCAGATGATTACCATTACCTTCAACGGAGCCGTGAATGTTGATAACATTGACTTGTACGAACAAATATTCAACGGGAACCGCCACAACCCCAATGGCTGCCAAATACGCGGTACTTTCTTCGTCTCACATAAGTACACGAACTACGCCGCCGTTCAAGAGTTGCATCGTAAGGGACACGAAATCTCCGTTTTCTCGATTACACACAAAGATGACCCGCAATACTGGACAAGCGGTAGTTACGACGATTGGCTCGCTGAAATGGCTGGCGCACGTCTTATTGTGGAGCGCTTCGCTAACATCACTGATGCTTCCATTATCGGGGTTCGTGCTCCTTACCTCCGCGTCGGTGGCAACAAGCAATTCGAAATGATGGCTGACCAATACTTCGTTTATGACGCTTCTATCACTGCCCCTCTTGGTCGTGTTCCAATCTGGCCCTACACACTGTATTTCCGCATGCCACACAAGTGCAACGGCAACGCACATAACTGCCCATCTAGGAGTCACCCCGTTTGGGAAATGGTTATGAACGAGTTGGACCGCAGAGACGACCCCACCTTTGACGAATCTCTTCCCGGTTGTCACGTAGTCGATTCTTGCTCTAACATACAGACCGGTGACCAATTCGCCCGTCTTCTGCGACACAATTTCAACCGTCACTACAGTACCAACCGTGCCCCGCTAGGTCTGCATTTCCACGCCTCATGGCTTAAATCTAAAAAGGAATTCAGAGACGAATTGATCAAGTTCATTGAAGAAATGCTAGAGAAAAATGACGTCTACTTTACTTCACTCATTCAAGTCATTCAATGGATGCAAAATCCCACAGAGTTATCGTCTCTCAGGGACTTCCAAGAATGGAAGCAAGATAAGTGCGATGTGAAAGGTCAGCCTTTCTGCTCTTTGCCCAACGCCTGCCCCTTGACTACCAGAGAGTTACCAGGAGAGACACTGCGCCTGTTCACCTGCATGGAATGCCCGAACAACTACCCGTGGATTTTGGATCCTACGGGAGAAGGTTTCAATGTTAAGAAGTGA
- the LOC134663667 gene encoding endoplasmic reticulum-Golgi intermediate compartment protein 3, with protein sequence MSTPLIDRFKQLDAYAKTLEDFRVKTATGAAITVTGALVMVLLFLSELHTYMSPNVSEELFVDTSRGHKLRINLDIVVPSISCSYLVLDAMDSSGEQHLQMDHNIHKRRLDLNGTPIEEPQKEEFISSTSAVKKNSSEVATVTCGSCYGASLKENQCCNTCDDVKEAYKLRRWALPDLSTIEQCKDDESVEKTNMALKEGCQIYGYMEVNRVGGSFHIAPGKSFTINHVHVHDVQPYSSSVFNTTHIIQHLSFGTDIKSANTAPLDGVIGLAKEGAVMFQYYIKIVPTVYVKLDGTVLYTNQFSVTRHQKSSQVHSESGMPGAFFTYELSPLMVKYTEKERSIGHFATNICAIVGGVFTVAGIFDTLLYHSVNAFQNKILLGKTG encoded by the exons ATGTCTACACCGCTAATTGATAGATTTAAACAACTTGATGCTTACGCAAAAACATTAGAAGACTTCAGAGTAAAAACTGCAACGGGAGCCGCAA TAACTGTTACCGGCGCTCTTGTAATGGTTCTTCTCTTCCTGTCCGAGTTGCACACGTATATGTCGCCAAATGTGTCGGAAGAGCTGTTCGTAGACACTTCAAGAGGCCATAAGTTGAGAATTAACTTGGATATTGTTGTTCCCTCCATTTCATGCAGCT ATTTAGTTCTGGACGCAATGGATTCTTCTGGTGAGCAACACCTGCAGATGGATCACAACATACACAAGAGAAGACTGGATTTAAATGGAACACCCATTGAAGAGCCACAAAAAGAAGAATTCATATCTTCCACAAGTGCT GTAAAGAAAAATTCCTCGGAAGTGGCCACAGTCACATGTGGAAGTTGCTATGGAGCTTCATTAAAGGAAAATCA ATGCTGCAACACCTGTGATGATGTTAAAGAAGCATATAAGTTAAGAAGATGGGCTTTGCCAGATTTATCTACTATTGAGCAATGTAAAGATGATGAATCTGTTGAAAAAACCAATATGGCTCTCAAAGAAGGGTGTCAAATCTATGGCTACATGGAAGTAAACAGG GTTGGTGGAAGTTTTCACATAGCTCCAGGAAAAAGTTTCACAATCAATCACGTCCATGTCCATGATGTACAACCATATTCTTCTTCCGTGTTCAATACAACCCACATCATTCAACATCTGTCTTTTGGGACAGATATTAAAAGTGCTAATACTGCCCCATTAGATGGTGTCATAGGTTTGGCAAAGGAAG GTGCAGTGATGTTCCAATATTACATAAAAATTGTTCCAACAGTATATGTAAAATTAGATGGTACAGTTTTGTACACCAATCAGTTTTCAGTAACTAGACACCAGAAGTCTAGTCAAGTGCATTCAGAATCTGGAATGCCGGGTGCATTTTTCACTTATGAACTGTCACCATTGATGGTCAAATATACAGAAAAAGAAAG atctATTGGTCATTTTGCAACTAACATCTGTGCTATAGTTGGAGGTGTGTTTACTGTGGCAGGAATATTTGATACACTTTTGTATCATTCAGTAAATGCATTTCAAAACAAGATATTACTCGGGAAAACTGGTTaa
- the LOC134663669 gene encoding reactive oxygen species modulator 1 produces MPAVPGGMYGHQGPSCFDKMKMGFMIGFCVGMASGGLFGGFTALRYGARGRELVHSVGKVMLQGGGTFGTFMAIGTGIRC; encoded by the exons ATGCCTGCTGTACCCGGGGGCATGTATGGGCACCAAGGGCCTTCTTGTTTCGACAAAATGAAAATGGGTTTCATGATCGGATTTTGCGTTGGTATGGCTAGCGGTGGACTCTTTGGTGGCTTTACGGCATTAAG GTATGGTGCAAGAGGGCGAGAATTAGTGCACTCAGTGGGAAAAGTAATGCTGCAAGGAGGTGGAACTTTTGGGACATTTATGGCTATTGGAACTGGAATTCGCTGCTGA
- the LOC134663668 gene encoding transcription termination factor 3, mitochondrial codes for MFSRVVENVMLHRFACKCVQIKHFSSLIQTRYKVPNGCDTEPSALEKASQDLSEITPYYPKSFNLAGYVNSSETLQKLIQLNVDLSIIEKKPYHAEKLLKLDFDRNIKEHLLFLKDFVDFEELGSFITKNSLILSEPLEDLKIRINYLQSKRFSEDQIKQIITRNPFWLMFTTTRIDRRLGFFQDKFLLHGKEVRLVASKQPKLITYSLHSVRTNMFALQEEMGFEQHELKQLLLKKPRLYMISQKTLLERFNYIHNTMQISHQRILEEPAVLLSRNFRIKQRHLFLQKLGRAQYNPKKENYVPIIKLVEGSDTEFCKQYAKCNVLDYNLFLKTL; via the exons ATGTTCTCAAGAGTTGTTGAAAATGTGATGTTACATCGTTTTGCTTGTAAATGTGTTCAAATTAAGCATTTTAGCAGTTTAATACAAACAAGATATAAGGTGCCTAATGGCTGTGATACAGAACCAAGTGCTTTAGAAAAGGCGTCACAAGATTTGTCTGAAATTACTCCATACTATCCAAAGTCTTTTAACCTAGCCGGATATGTAAATAGTTCTGAAACATTGCAGAAATTGATTCAATTAAATGTCGATCTAAGCATAATTGAAAAAAAGCCTTACCACGCAGAAAAGCTTCTTAAATTAGACTTTGATAGAAACATCAAGGAACACCTTTTATTCCTTAAAGATTTTGTTGATTTTGAAGAGCTGGGCAGCTTTATTACGAAGAATTCACTTATTCTTAGTGAGCCTTTAGAAGACCTTAAAATAAGGATTAATTACTTACAATCCAAACGTTTTTCGGAGGATCAAATAAAGCAAATTATCACAAGAAACCCATTTTGGCTTATGTTCAC GACAACAAGAATAGACAGAAGATTAGGATTTTTTCAAGACAAATTTTTATTACATGGTAAGGAAGTGAGATTAGTGGCATCCAAGCAGCCGAAACTAATTACCTATAGTCTTCACAGTGTTAGGACTAATATGTTTGCTTTACAAGAGGAGATGGGTTTTGAACAACATGAACTCAAGCAGTTACTTTTAAAGAAACCAAGGCTTTATATGATCA GTCAGAAGACACTTCTAGAAAGATTTAATTACATACACAACACAATGCAAATATCTCACCAAAGGATATTGGAAGAACCAGCGGTACTGTTAAGTAGGAACTTCAGAATCAAGCAGCGTCATCTATTCTTACAGAAACTTGGAAGAGCTCAGTATAACccaaaaaaagaaaactatGTTCCAATAATAAAACTGGTTGAAGGTTCCGATACAGAGTTTTGTAAACAGTATGCAAAATGCAATGTTttagattataatttatttcttaaaacattataa
- the LOC134663666 gene encoding alanine--tRNA ligase, cytoplasmic: MDTSMTGSQIREKYLQFFKDRGHRYVHSSSTIPLDDPTLLFTNSGMCQYKPIFLGSVDPNSDMATYVRAVNTQKCIRAGGKHNDLDDVGKDVYHHTFFEMMGNWSFGDYFKKEVCAWAWELLTKEYKLSGDRLYVTYFGGDAASGLEADLECKNIWLQLGIPESHILPGSMKDNFWEMGETGPCGPCSELHYDRIGGRDAAHLVNMDDPDVLEIWNLVFIQYNRETDGSLKPLPKKHIDCGLGLERLVSVIQNKRANYDTDLFMPLFKAIEAGTGSRPYSGKVGDEDVDGIDMAYRVLADHARTLTIALSDGGCPDNTGRGYVLRRILRRAVRYATEKLNAKPGFFATLVHTVIEILGDVFPEIKKDPESVKQIINEEEVQFLKTLTRGRNLLNRTIEKLGDSKTIPGEVAWRLYDTYGFPIDLTQLMCEEKGLNIDMDAYEKAKKESLLASQGKTAGQEDLIGLDIHAISHLQESGVPVTDDSPKYNYVASSGKDAQYTFAPCSAKILALRINKQFVEEVSSGQECGIILDKTNFYAEQGGQIFDEGYMLKVDDDSNEFTVKNVQVKGGYVLHIGKVEGVLKVGDSLSLHIDTERRRLVMNNHTGTHVLNNVLRKVLGNDSDQRGSLVMPDRLRFDFTNKGPMTTEQIKDAEDQIKAIIADNKTVYAKHTKLNDAKKIKGLRAMFDEHYPDPVRVVSVGIPVEELEKNPDGPNGFETSVEFCGGSHLHQTGHIGEYVIVSEEGIAKGIRRIVALTGPEAIKAVSKLGALENDVNNLANVIKEEGNEFNQKDISKRIVDLTNDISQAQISYWKKDELRNTLKNLKKQLDDKERAAKAIIITQVTEKAKEMCLDEKTTDVIVAELQAQGNTKALDGALKQVKQLRPTTSAMFFSVDEDANKIYCLAAVPKTANAKGLLASEWVQSVVEVIGGKGGGKAESAQASGNNPQALENAMKIAKDFATSKLF, from the coding sequence ATGGACACTTCAATGACAGGAAGCCAAATTCGTGAGAAATACTTGCAGTTCTTTAAAGACAGAGGCCATAGATATGTCCACTCTTCATCTACCATACCACTTGATGACCCAACCTTGCTGTTTACTAATTCGGGGATGTGTCAGTATAAGCCAATCTTCTTAGGTTCCGTGGATCCTAATTCTGATATGGCTACTTATGTCCGAGCTGTTAACACACAAAAGTGTATCAGAGCAGGAGGAAAACATAATGACTTGGATGATGTGGGGAAAGATGTTTATCATCATACTTTTTTTGAAATGATGGGCAATTGGTCATTTGgtgattattttaaaaaagaagtGTGTGCCTGGGCCTGGGAACTTTTGACTAAGGAATACAAATTGTCCGGGGACAGACTTTATGTAACTTATTTTGGAGGAGATGCAGCATCTGGACTGGAAGCAGATTTGGAATGTAAGAATATTTGGTTGCAGCTGGGGATTCCTGAATCCCACATATTGCCAGGAAGCATGAAAGATAACTTTTGGGAAATGGGAGAGACTGGTCCATGTGGTCCTTGTTCAGAACTCCACTATGATCGTATTGGGGGACGTGATGCAGCTCATCTTGTCAATATGGATGATCCAGATGTTTtggaaatttggaatctagtatTTATTCAATACAATCGAGAAACAGATGGGTCACTGAAACCCCTACCAAAAAAACATATTGATTGTGGGCTGGGTCTGGAGCGATTGGTGTCAGTGATTCAAAATAAAAGAGCTAACTATGACACTGATCTTTTTATGCCCTTATTCAAAGCAATTGAGGCTGGCACTGGCTCTAGACCTTATTCTGGTAAAGTTGGGGATGAAGATGTAGATGGCATTGACATGGCTTACCGTGTCTTAGCAGATCATGCAAGAACTCTTACAATTGCTTTATCTGATGGTGGTTGCCCCGACAACACTGGCAGAGGCTATGTGTTGCGTAGAATTTTAAGAAGAGCCGTACGTTATGCAACTGAAAAGCTCAATGCTAAACCTGGATTTTTTGCTACACTGGTACACACAGTTATAGAAATTCTTGGAGATGTTTTTCCTGAGATAAAAAAAGATCCTGAATCTGTCAAACAAATTATCAATGAAGAAGAAGTTCAGTTCCTGAAAACATTGACCAGAGGAAGAAATTTGTTGAACAGAACTATAGAAAAACTGGGTGACTCAAAAACAATTCCTGGAGAAGTTGCCTGGCGCCTTTATGACACGTATGGCTTTCCAATTGATCTCACGCAGCTGATGTGTGAAGAAAAAGGCCTTAACATTGACATGGATGCTTATGAAAAAGCTAAGAAAGAATCACTTCTTGCATCCCAAGGTAAAACTGCTGGACAAGAGGATTTGATAGGTTTGGACATTCATGCCATTAGTCACCTCCAAGAAAGTGGGGTGCCAGTAACTGATGATTCGCCCAAGTACAATTATGTAGCTTCTTCTGGCAAAGATGCTCAATACACATTTGCACCATGCTCTGCTAAAATTTTAGctttaagaataaataaacaatttgtaGAAGAAGTTTCATCTGGACAAGAGTGTGGTATAATATTAGATAAAACTAATTTCTATGCTGAACAAGGAGGTCAAATATTTGATGAAGGATATATGCTAAAAGTTGATGATGATAGTAATGAATTTACTGTTAAAAATGTTCAAGTGAAGGGTGGGTATGTTTTACACATTGGTAAAGTTGAGGGAGTACTCAAAGTAGGTGATTCTCTGTCCCTACACATTGACACAGAAAGAAGACGCCTAGTAATGAATAATCATACTGGCACACATGTACTTAACAATGTGCTGAGAAAAGTACTTGGAAATGATTCTGATCAAAGAGGTTCTCTTGTGATGCCTGATCGTTTAAGATTCGATTTTACTAACAAGGGCCCTATGACTACTGAACAAATTAAGGACGCTGAAGATCAGATTAAAGCAATTATAGCAGATAATAAAACAGTTTATGCCAAACATACCAAGTTAAATGATGCGAAAAAAATCAAGGGCTTAAGAGCTATGTTTGATGAGCATTATCCTGACCCTGTACGTGTTGTGTCAGTTGGCATACCAGTTGAAGAATTGGAAAAAAATCCAGATGGACCCAATGGCTTTGAAACTTCTGTAGAATTTTGTGGTGGTTCCCATCTTCACCAAACTGGCCATATTGGagaatatgttattgtaagtgAGGAAGGAATCGCAAAAGGTATTCGAAGAATTGTTGCTTTAACTGGCCCTGAAGCCATTAAAGCAGTGAGTAAATTAGGTGCCTTGGAAAATGATGTTAACAATCTTGCTAATGTAATAAAAGAAGAAGGCAATGAGTTTAACCAAAAAGATATATCCAAGCGAATTGTAGACCTTACAAATGATATATCGCAAGCTCAAATATCTTATTGGAAGAAGGATGAACTGAGAAATACTCTCAAAAACTTGAAGAAGCAACTGGATGATAAGGAGAGGGCCGCAAAAGCTATTATTATCACTCAAGTTACCGAGAAAGCTAAAGAGATGTGTCTTGATGAAAAGACAACGGACGTGATCGTTGCGGAGCTCCAGGCTCAAGGAAACACGAAAGCTCTTGATGGTGCACTGAAGCAAGTGAAGCAACTGCGCCCGACTACGTCGGCAATGTTCTTTTCGGTCGATGAAGATGCCAATAAGATATATTGCCTTGCTGCTGTACCTAAAACTGCAAACGCAAAAGGTTTGCTTGCGTCAGAATGGGTCCAATCAGTAGTTGAAGTTATTGGAGGTAAAGGCGGCGGCAAAGCCGAATCTGCCCAAGCTTCTGGAAACAACCCACAAGCCCTTGAAAATGCAATGAAAATTGCCAAGGACTTCGCTACTTCGAAGTTGTTCTAG